A genomic window from Pocillopora verrucosa isolate sample1 chromosome 7, ASM3666991v2, whole genome shotgun sequence includes:
- the LOC131775182 gene encoding protein FAM133 isoform X1: MRLAFKMADKEGRPEREAEKKKDSSRKYQEEREISRSRPKKKSKRKHKNQSRENSSSSSSSSRNRSPSQAEKQKKRRKYAKSSSSSKTGSSSSSASESDSSEERTKRKKRKEKKRKRKSKKRETDEASGPVQLSKFMKERKRKEEALRSAVTGKKIKLKVKKSSKDKERDKNRKQLLHFLNQTL; this comes from the exons ATGCGGCTcgcattcaaaatggcggacaaagAAGGGCGACCGGAGCGGGAAG cagaaaagaagaaagattcATCGAGAAAATATCAAGAGGAAAGAGAGATTTCACGCAGTCGAC CGAAGAAAAAATCTAAAAGGAAGCATAAGAATCAGTCAAGAGAAAATTCTTCTTCATCGAGTTCTTCAAGTAGAAACAGGTCGCCGTCGCAAG cagaaaaacagaagaaaagaaggaaatatgCAAAAAGCAGTTCATCCAGCAAAACTGGCAGCAGCTCCTCAAGTGCCTCTGAATCAGATTCCTCAG AGGAAAGGACaaaaaggaagaagagaaag gagaagaaaagaaagaggaagagCAAGAAGAGGGAAACAGATGAAGCTTCTGGCCCTGTTCAACTTTCAAAG TTCATGAAAGAACGAAAACGGAAAGAAGAGGCACTGAGAAGCGCCGTGACAGGCAAGAAGAtcaaactcaaagttaaaaaatcaaGCAAGGACAAGGAG
- the LOC131775180 gene encoding COA8 family protein CBG23705, mitochondrial, translated as MKLLCRNNSSLLPFARNCLYLPSVFVQKKWESCGREISTDEVSRRASASSSRGKFNLVGPRHHGSNIRKIIFAKLKNESTKERYFREQQQELNTWNQNFWGKQNEKFNKSKKAFLQLRPRNLETDTNKELADELSKFYRDFLDGNYNVHSQYLRDWYRRNFHLLWTGIQVSVFRILSKIMPKRSR; from the exons ATGAAACTCTTATGTAGGAACAACTCATCACTTCTTCCGTTTGCGAGAAATTGTCTTTATCTTCCTTCagtttttgtacaaaaaaaatgggAGAGCTGTGGCAGGGAAATTAGCACTGACGAG GTCTCTAGAAGAGCCTCTGCCTCTTCTTCTCGTGGCAAGTTTAACTTGGTTGGTCCTCGACATCACGGCTCAAACATACGAAAGATAATCTtcgcaaaattgaaaaatgaatcaaCCAAA gagaGATACTTCAGAGAACAACAGCAAGAATTAAACACTTGGAATCAGAATTTTTGggggaaacaaaatgaaaaattcaataag TCAAAAAAGGCCTTTCTCCAATTACGACCAAGAAATCTGGAAACAGACACAA ataaggAGTTAGCTGATgagttgtcaaaattttatcgGGATTTCTTGGATGGCAACTACAATGTGCATTCTCAATATCTCAG AGACTGGTACAGGAGAAATTTCCATCTGTTATGGACAGGGATACAAGTGTCAGTGTTTAGGATACTGAGCAAAATCATGCCAAAGAGGTCAAGATAA
- the LOC131775182 gene encoding protein FAM133 isoform X2 — translation MRLAFKMADKEGRPEREEKKKDSSRKYQEEREISRSRPKKKSKRKHKNQSRENSSSSSSSSRNRSPSQAEKQKKRRKYAKSSSSSKTGSSSSSASESDSSEERTKRKKRKEKKRKRKSKKRETDEASGPVQLSKFMKERKRKEEALRSAVTGKKIKLKVKKSSKDKERDKNRKQLLHFLNQTL, via the exons ATGCGGCTcgcattcaaaatggcggacaaagAAGGGCGACCGGAGCGGGAAG aaaagaagaaagattcATCGAGAAAATATCAAGAGGAAAGAGAGATTTCACGCAGTCGAC CGAAGAAAAAATCTAAAAGGAAGCATAAGAATCAGTCAAGAGAAAATTCTTCTTCATCGAGTTCTTCAAGTAGAAACAGGTCGCCGTCGCAAG cagaaaaacagaagaaaagaaggaaatatgCAAAAAGCAGTTCATCCAGCAAAACTGGCAGCAGCTCCTCAAGTGCCTCTGAATCAGATTCCTCAG AGGAAAGGACaaaaaggaagaagagaaag gagaagaaaagaaagaggaagagCAAGAAGAGGGAAACAGATGAAGCTTCTGGCCCTGTTCAACTTTCAAAG TTCATGAAAGAACGAAAACGGAAAGAAGAGGCACTGAGAAGCGCCGTGACAGGCAAGAAGAtcaaactcaaagttaaaaaatcaaGCAAGGACAAGGAG